In one bacterium genomic region, the following are encoded:
- a CDS encoding S8 family serine peptidase produces the protein MSKKNRIILVLSAIIAVSAMANIAKIEPSLLDAENDSLLVWVFFQDKGLGNRNIASIARSTLSNRAIERRISADVEFDIYDVPVNNIYVEEVVNLGAHFRRQSRWLNAASFAMNQTTVNRIAELEFVKEIRAIRTYRRPLEPTTRLRPFEDDTLTDSFYGPTFPQLAMLGATHLHEMGYAGQGVLVGILDSGFRLTHRAFDSLNIIAQYDFMHNDTSIDYDTLAGDTDFYGFRHGTYCLGAIAAYSPGEVIGVAYHASVALAKTEDVDSEYVTEEDNWVAGMEWLDSIGVDITSSSLGYSDFDADTPYTLAHLDGNTMLTTIAADIAASRGICVINSAGNERTNQSWPTLISPSDGDSVLAVAAVGYDRVFAPFSSPGPTADGRIKPDVSAVGYGNILVNPYANEGYTSGSGTSFSCPLIAGLCAVVKSANPDLYGYNLAMAVRSSGDRVRAYDPIYSADSADFDYGWGIPQGPVAAGFTTGFYGRAIDAQSGNIIANKEISFIYFDTNIVLTTDTFGIFVEPMAEMGAVLSLLIPGYAFSLDYAVDGLGHAVRFNRLGQGQQLQVFPNPANEWIKAVAYIGQSARFTVWTTSGELVHDYSWALAEKLQYLWDLNNNDNLALANGIYIVRLATEDDSVIEKIAIVR, from the coding sequence ATGAGTAAAAAAAATCGAATAATATTGGTTTTGAGTGCGATCATAGCAGTTTCCGCGATGGCAAACATAGCTAAAATCGAACCTTCGCTTCTCGATGCTGAAAATGATTCTCTTTTAGTATGGGTCTTTTTTCAAGATAAAGGTCTAGGGAATAGGAATATCGCATCTATCGCTCGTTCTACATTGTCAAATCGAGCTATCGAGCGCAGGATAAGTGCCGATGTGGAGTTCGATATATATGATGTGCCTGTAAATAATATATATGTGGAGGAAGTTGTTAACCTTGGCGCACATTTCCGAAGGCAAAGCCGATGGTTAAATGCTGCTTCTTTTGCAATGAATCAAACAACGGTGAACCGGATAGCCGAACTCGAGTTTGTTAAAGAGATACGCGCTATAAGGACGTATCGGAGGCCGCTCGAACCGACTACGAGATTGAGACCCTTTGAGGATGACACACTCACCGATTCGTTTTATGGCCCCACTTTCCCGCAACTTGCGATGCTTGGCGCTACTCATTTACACGAGATGGGTTATGCCGGGCAGGGAGTGCTTGTGGGAATACTCGATTCCGGTTTCCGACTTACGCATAGAGCATTCGATAGCCTGAATATCATCGCGCAATATGATTTCATGCATAACGATACCAGCATCGATTATGACACGCTCGCAGGGGACACCGATTTCTATGGTTTCCGGCATGGGACTTATTGTCTCGGTGCGATAGCAGCTTATTCGCCGGGAGAGGTTATTGGCGTTGCATATCATGCCTCGGTTGCGCTTGCAAAAACCGAGGATGTAGATAGTGAATATGTAACCGAGGAGGATAACTGGGTTGCCGGAATGGAGTGGCTCGATTCTATCGGTGTGGATATTACCTCGAGTAGTCTTGGTTATTCGGATTTCGACGCCGATACACCATATACATTGGCCCACCTCGACGGCAACACTATGCTCACAACCATAGCCGCAGATATTGCCGCCTCACGCGGTATTTGTGTTATTAATTCCGCTGGTAACGAGCGGACAAATCAGTCCTGGCCAACACTGATATCCCCCTCCGATGGTGATTCTGTGCTTGCTGTGGCAGCTGTCGGATACGATAGAGTTTTCGCGCCATTTTCTAGCCCCGGGCCTACCGCCGATGGTAGGATTAAACCAGATGTTTCGGCTGTGGGTTACGGGAATATCTTGGTTAATCCCTATGCCAATGAAGGCTATACCTCGGGTTCAGGAACTAGTTTTTCCTGTCCGCTTATTGCAGGTCTTTGCGCAGTAGTTAAAAGCGCAAACCCCGATCTTTATGGATACAACCTCGCGATGGCTGTGCGCTCGAGTGGTGACCGCGTAAGAGCCTATGACCCAATATATTCGGCGGATTCCGCCGATTTTGACTATGGCTGGGGCATCCCGCAGGGACCGGTAGCAGCAGGATTTACCACAGGATTTTACGGTAGAGCTATCGATGCTCAATCCGGTAATATCATCGCCAACAAAGAGATTAGCTTTATTTATTTCGATACAAACATAGTGTTGACAACCGACACCTTCGGTATCTTTGTCGAACCGATGGCTGAGATGGGCGCCGTGTTATCCCTCTTAATTCCGGGCTATGCCTTCTCTTTAGACTACGCTGTCGATGGTCTGGGACATGCGGTTAGATTCAACCGCCTCGGGCAAGGACAACAGCTTCAAGTTTTCCCTAATCCAGCGAACGAATGGATAAAAGCTGTGGCGTATATTGGCCAGAGCGCTAGGTTTACAGTATGGACGACTTCGGGCGAGCTTGTCCACGATTATAGCTGGGCATTGGCTGAGAAGCTTCAATATCTCTGGGATTTGAATAATAACGATAACCTCGCGTTAGCCAATGGAATTTACATAGTAAGATTGGCTACTGAGGATGATTCGGTAATCGAAAAAATCGCCATTGTCCGCTAA
- a CDS encoding PglZ domain-containing protein has product PHQILSTLKKIFESDRIVGQQLTRDYTSEYRDMVTRPSQKATPRQWLDLAYWLAEWDVIFDNHPELGLTQTHREFRRECNTEFGRYIESNYEKWVWSDPDQRPMLSVDVGANSVIPALAAGEKVFFVVIDCMRLDQWLSVERMLSDYYNVSTEVFFSLLPSATPIARNAIFSGLFPYDISKRYPELWIDPTEDSTSRNRYEHQLMDKQIAQNGIRLKGDTKYIKILDPEEGESLVYRLKSYLSAPMTSVVANFLDILAHSRAASEVLREISPDESAYRSVMKTWFAHSSLLKTLIAIADENVTVIITTDHGSTIGRRGTKAFGKKDTSTNLRYKYGDNINCEDRGGIFIRNPKDWRLPSFTKTTNYIIAKEDYYFVYPTHFSQFERQYKNSFLHGGISLEEMVVPLAILRPK; this is encoded by the coding sequence TCCACATCAGATACTCTCAACCTTGAAGAAGATATTCGAATCTGACAGGATAGTCGGCCAACAGCTTACCCGCGATTATACCTCGGAATACCGAGATATGGTTACACGCCCCTCGCAGAAGGCAACCCCCCGTCAGTGGCTCGATTTAGCCTATTGGCTCGCCGAGTGGGATGTCATTTTTGATAACCACCCAGAGCTCGGCTTGACTCAGACCCATAGGGAATTCCGCAGGGAATGTAACACCGAATTTGGGAGATATATCGAATCCAATTATGAAAAATGGGTATGGAGTGATCCCGATCAACGGCCCATGCTCTCTGTCGATGTTGGTGCGAATAGTGTTATTCCAGCGTTAGCAGCGGGCGAGAAGGTCTTTTTTGTGGTGATTGACTGTATGCGCCTCGATCAATGGTTATCCGTTGAAAGGATGCTTTCAGATTATTATAATGTTAGTACTGAAGTTTTCTTCTCGCTATTACCCTCGGCGACACCGATTGCCCGAAATGCAATATTCAGTGGCCTTTTTCCTTATGATATTTCCAAGAGATACCCCGAGTTATGGATAGACCCGACCGAGGACTCCACTTCCCGCAATCGTTATGAACATCAGCTTATGGATAAGCAGATAGCGCAAAATGGTATAAGGCTTAAAGGGGACACGAAATATATCAAAATTCTTGATCCCGAAGAGGGCGAAAGTCTTGTGTATCGTCTGAAAAGCTATCTTTCTGCGCCAATGACAAGTGTTGTAGCCAATTTTCTCGACATTCTCGCGCATAGCAGAGCGGCAAGCGAGGTTCTCAGGGAGATATCTCCGGACGAATCGGCCTATCGAAGTGTGATGAAGACTTGGTTTGCTCACTCGAGTTTGCTCAAGACGCTTATCGCGATTGCTGACGAGAATGTTACAGTTATTATCACTACCGATCACGGGAGCACAATTGGTAGGCGCGGAACAAAGGCATTCGGCAAAAAAGACACCTCGACTAACCTTCGATATAAGTATGGAGATAACATTAACTGTGAGGATCGAGGTGGAATCTTCATTCGCAACCCAAAAGACTGGCGTTTACCTAGTTTCACAAAAACGACTAATTATATTATAGCCAAAGAAGACTATTATTTTGTATATCCGACACATTTCTCGCAGTTCGAACGGCAATATAAAAATAGCTTCCTTCATGGTGGTATAAGCCTCGAGGAAATGGTAGTTCCATTAGCAATTCTTCGACCCAAATGA
- a CDS encoding DUF2085 domain-containing protein: MRFIHWIGKHGALFLTFVWVFTTAIALAAPLLAKRAPLLSGGCYLGLKPLCHQLPDRSFFILDHKMGLCARCFGIFGGMSFFGILSLVLKRKLSLPLWAMFALVAPMAIDGSAQLFGLWSTGNLMRFITGILASFGIVFWIYPIIFEMKLRE; this comes from the coding sequence ATGAGATTTATTCACTGGATCGGTAAACATGGTGCTTTATTTCTCACTTTTGTATGGGTTTTCACAACAGCTATTGCCCTAGCTGCACCTTTATTAGCAAAAAGAGCCCCTTTGCTTTCCGGTGGATGCTATCTTGGCCTGAAGCCTCTCTGCCATCAGCTTCCTGATAGAAGTTTTTTTATCCTAGACCATAAGATGGGTCTTTGTGCCCGTTGTTTCGGTATATTTGGTGGGATGTCATTTTTTGGCATACTTTCTCTTGTTCTAAAACGAAAGTTGTCTTTGCCATTGTGGGCGATGTTCGCGCTTGTTGCACCTATGGCGATAGATGGCTCCGCTCAGTTATTCGGTCTATGGAGCACAGGCAACTTAATGCGTTTTATTACAGGAATTCTAGCCAGTTTTGGTATTGTGTTTTGGATTTATCCCATTATATTTGAGATGAAATTGAGAGAATAA
- the tsaE gene encoding tRNA (adenosine(37)-N6)-threonylcarbamoyltransferase complex ATPase subunit type 1 TsaE codes for MISEVEIITHSAEESLQFGKKIAEKLSPGDVVAFYGGLGVGKTTMIKGMARAFGIDSTEVSSPTFALIHEYPGVKTIYHIDLYRLDKKEEIAQLGLWELFDGEGISLVEWAEKGELFLPERTIRVNIQSLGDNERKIVVQQQSRGVG; via the coding sequence ATGATATCCGAGGTCGAAATTATAACTCACTCGGCTGAAGAATCCCTCCAGTTTGGCAAAAAAATAGCGGAAAAGCTCAGTCCCGGGGATGTTGTTGCGTTTTACGGTGGCCTCGGGGTGGGTAAGACCACTATGATAAAGGGTATGGCAAGGGCATTCGGAATAGACTCGACTGAGGTTTCGAGCCCAACATTCGCGCTGATACACGAATATCCCGGTGTTAAAACTATTTATCACATAGACCTTTATCGACTGGATAAAAAAGAAGAAATAGCCCAATTAGGGCTTTGGGAGCTTTTCGATGGAGAGGGTATTTCTCTGGTGGAGTGGGCGGAAAAAGGAGAATTGTTCTTACCCGAAAGAACTATTCGTGTGAATATTCAGAGTCTCGGCGATAACGAAAGAAAAATAGTCGTTCAGCAACAGTCAAGAGGTGTAGGATAG
- a CDS encoding LemA family protein, with protein sequence MGFVGIAGCFGILAVFVIALVVIVITLYNKLVGLKNRAENAWADIDVQLKKRYDLIPNLVETVKGYASHESETLENVIKARQQAIQVTDDVAKMAQAENVLTQALRQLFAVAESYPDLKANQNFLELQASLEKIENDLSDSRRYYNAVVRDLNTTVEKVPTNFVAMLFHFTKREYFEIEDVAQKEAPKVDFGKS encoded by the coding sequence ATGGGTTTTGTAGGAATAGCCGGCTGCTTTGGTATTTTGGCGGTTTTCGTAATCGCCCTTGTTGTTATAGTTATCACGCTATACAACAAACTCGTGGGGTTAAAAAACCGCGCCGAGAACGCATGGGCTGATATAGATGTCCAGCTTAAGAAGCGCTACGACCTAATCCCAAATCTCGTCGAGACAGTGAAAGGTTATGCCAGCCACGAGAGTGAAACGCTGGAGAATGTAATAAAGGCGCGCCAGCAAGCTATTCAGGTCACTGACGATGTGGCCAAAATGGCACAGGCGGAAAATGTTCTCACACAGGCTCTTCGACAACTTTTCGCTGTAGCTGAAAGTTATCCTGACCTCAAAGCAAACCAGAACTTCCTCGAACTTCAAGCTTCGCTCGAAAAAATCGAGAATGATCTTTCCGATAGCAGACGCTATTATAACGCTGTCGTTCGAGACCTCAATACAACTGTCGAAAAAGTTCCAACGAATTTTGTCGCGATGCTGTTCCATTTCACAAAGAGGGAATATTTCGAGATAGAAGATGTAGCACAAAAAGAGGCTCCAAAGGTCGATTTCGGAAAAAGTTAA